One window of Mesorhizobium sp. PAMC28654 genomic DNA carries:
- a CDS encoding ATP-grasp domain-containing protein — protein MLPQLEMDDPVSSRPAGVVILGGAHGTLALARSLGARKVPVWLVSSDTPLPRFSRYAHRTITWPGPREEGAIAFLLDMAATHGLQGFVLIPSGDAEVRLVSQAIDQLSDVFDVVLPPWERLKWVCEKPLLYRRARELGIAVPLTYELGSLEQAATAELRFPVVLKPNMGGRSRFARAKAVLADNQETFLTAFKWAAGQVGVENVVVQEMIPGGGESQFSYAALWNQGAPVAEFTARRTRQFPVDFGYTSTFVEIVDELQLIEAARRLLRSIGHHGLVEVEFKRDARDGSMKILDVNPRPWTWFGLSAAAGVDLGAMLWAVRSGDKVAAVSARPNTSWMYLVRDVVAAGKLISSGRLNIPAYLRAFGSVRAWATFSAGDPVPGLIDIPLTAWRVLTRRILRIR, from the coding sequence GGCGCATGGCACGCTGGCGCTGGCCCGGAGCCTTGGCGCCCGGAAAGTGCCGGTATGGCTGGTCAGCTCCGACACGCCCCTGCCGCGCTTTTCGCGTTATGCGCATAGAACGATTACCTGGCCTGGCCCCAGGGAAGAGGGTGCCATTGCCTTCCTGCTCGATATGGCGGCGACCCATGGTTTGCAGGGCTTTGTCCTGATCCCTAGCGGGGATGCCGAAGTTCGTCTTGTGTCGCAGGCCATCGACCAATTGTCTGATGTATTCGACGTGGTGCTGCCGCCATGGGAGCGGTTGAAATGGGTTTGCGAAAAGCCGCTGCTCTACCGTCGGGCGCGAGAACTGGGTATCGCCGTTCCGCTGACTTATGAGCTAGGCTCGCTTGAGCAGGCCGCCACCGCCGAACTCCGCTTTCCCGTCGTGCTCAAGCCGAACATGGGCGGGCGCAGCCGTTTTGCCCGCGCCAAGGCGGTTCTCGCCGACAACCAGGAAACTTTCCTGACGGCCTTCAAATGGGCCGCCGGACAGGTCGGCGTCGAGAATGTCGTCGTCCAGGAAATGATACCGGGAGGCGGGGAGAGCCAGTTTTCCTATGCGGCGCTGTGGAACCAGGGCGCGCCGGTGGCGGAATTCACCGCGCGGCGTACGCGGCAGTTTCCCGTCGACTTCGGCTATACCAGCACGTTCGTCGAGATCGTCGACGAGCTGCAATTGATCGAGGCCGCGCGCCGGCTTCTGCGATCGATCGGCCATCACGGGCTTGTGGAGGTCGAGTTCAAGCGCGATGCCCGCGACGGCTCGATGAAGATACTCGATGTCAATCCACGGCCCTGGACATGGTTTGGCCTGTCCGCCGCCGCTGGCGTCGATCTTGGCGCCATGCTTTGGGCGGTCAGGTCGGGTGACAAGGTCGCGGCAGTCTCGGCGCGGCCGAACACATCCTGGATGTATCTGGTTCGCGATGTGGTGGCTGCGGGCAAGTTGATCTCGAGCGGCCGGCTGAACATCCCAGCCTATTTGCGCGCGTTCGGCTCGGTGCGGGCGTGGGCGACATTTTCAGCCGGCGATCCCGTGCCCGGTTTGATCGACATACCATTGACGGCATGGCGCGTGCTGACGCGGCGTATACTTCGCATCCGCTGA